A window of Dromiciops gliroides isolate mDroGli1 chromosome X, mDroGli1.pri, whole genome shotgun sequence contains these coding sequences:
- the LOC122734114 gene encoding CCR4-NOT transcription complex subunit 2-like codes for MFGASRSKSVEGVNRDNPEEKRSYSQPGLFAQGPGEGVLASPSRPVHLSTFGASLYGPHRTVGLAGRGRGSSTHQLNRSSSQGTGLPSHLSPTAGVPRGLLQWPPPPSRGILPVNLRNRKNQSQVGQGTGMASRSNSMSSSGLGSPYRGSPSMISMPGQPPSRQAFPVKTKSGFRMNRNKAFGMKNSLLSDIFNAKARSENVAGLDLSDFPPLTNPNRKEGSGNPTPFVSPLAAGAPHVRKVKKPASEQSQDISLHKEDFPALPGSSFKDPTESNEDSESNLYTPGKTFSSPDGPKSPGDEISTAQSYNQQEKGIQVLPDGLVTNIPQGMVKDQFGMTGLLAFIREAKTNPGMEHHALGSDFTTLGLNLTSPENLYPTFASPWASSPCQPQDIDFHVPSEYLTNIHIKDKLPAVNLGLYGEDLLFYLYYTNGGDMLQLLAAVELFDRGWRYHKEERVWITRVPGMEPTVKTSTSEWGTYYFFDCLNWSKVAKEFLLEYDKFEGRPHMPSSVKYNPAQHAF; via the coding sequence ATGTTTGGTGCCTCCAGAAGCAAGTCCGTAGAGGGGGTCAACAGGGACAACCCTGAGGAGAAGAGGTCCTACAGCCAGCCTGGGCTCTTTGCTCAGGGGCCAGGAGAAGGCGTGCTGGCATCCCCATCCAGGCCAGTGCATCTGTCTACCTTTGGGGCGAGCTTATACGGGCCGCATAGGACAGTAGGCCTTGCgggcaggggaaggggcagcAGTACCCATCAGTTAAATCGCAGCTCATCCCAAGGCACTGGGTTACCAAGCCACCTCTCCCCAACAGCAGGGGTCCCAAGAGGGTTGCTCCAGTGGCCTCCACCTCCCAGCAGGGGCATATTACCTGTGAATCTCAGGAATAGGAAGAACCAGTCCCAGGTGGGCCAGGGCACTGGAATGGCCAGCAGGTCAAATAGCATGAGCAGCTCAGGGTTGGGTAGCCCTTACAGAGGCTCACCAAGCATGATCTCCATGCCAGGGCAGCCACCCTCCAGACAAGCTTTTCCTGTGAAAACCAAGTCTGGGTTTCGAATGAACAGGAATAAGGCATTTGGAATGAAGAACTCTCTGTTAAGTGACATTTTTAATGCCAAAGCTAGAAGTGAAAATGTTGCAGGATTGGACCTTTCAGATTTCCCACCACTGACCAATccaaacagaaaggaaggaagtggtAACCCAACTCCATTTGTAAGCCCCTTAGCTGCAGGAGCTCCTCATGTTAGAAAGGTAAAAAAACCAGCAAGCGAGCAATCTCAGGACATTTCATTACACAAAGAGGATTTTCCTGCATTGCCAGGCTCCAGCTTTAAAGATCCAACAGAGAGTAATGAGGACAGTGAATCTAATTTGTATACACCTGGGAAGACATTTTCAAGTCCAGATGGACCTAAATCCCCTGGAGATGAAATTTCAACAGCACAAAGCTACAACCAGCAGGAAAAAGGGATCCAGGTGTTACCTGATGGTCTGGTTACTAACATTCCTCAAGGGATGGTGAAGGACCAATTTGGGATGACTGGCTTGTTGGCATTCATTAGAGAagcaaagacaaacccaggaatggAACATCATGCATTAGGAAGTGACTTTACAACACTAGGCCTCAATCTCACCTCTCCTGAAAATCTTTATCCCACATTTGCATCACCCTGGGCATCTTCACCTTGTCAGCCTCAAGACATAGACTTCCATGTTCCATCTGAGTACTTAACGAACATTCACATTAAAGATAAGCTGCCTGCAGTAAACCTGGGCCTATATGGAGAAGATCTGCTCTTCTATCTCTATTACACGAATGGAGGAGACATGTTACAGCTTTTAGCAGCAGTAGAGCTTTTTGACCGAGGTTGGAGATACCACAAAGAAGAACGAGTATGGATTACCAGGGTCCCAGGCATGGAGCCAACAGTGAAAACCAGTACGTCCGAGTGGGGAACATATTACTTCTTTGACTGTCTTAACTGGAGCAAAGTAGCTAAAGAGTTCCTTCTGGAATATGATAAATTTGAAGGAAGGCCTCATATGCCCTCATCTGTCAAGTACAACCCTGCTCAGCACGCCTTCTAA